From the genome of Syntrophorhabdaceae bacterium:
ATTCTCACTAATCTCTGTGAGTCTATTGCAATTGAGGAGATGGAAATCATCACTTCTATTGACGGTATCGGTGATGTTACAGGAGCTGCTTTCCTTGCTGAAATAGGAGATATCAACAACTTCTCCTCTCATAAGTCCCTTATTGCCTATGCAGGGCTTGACCCTACTGTGTTTCAATCTGGCAAATTTGAAGGAACAAGCAGAATCTCTAAAAGAGGAAATCGTCATCTTAGAAGAATTATCTATCTCATGACTATAGGAGTTATCCGTTGCAATGCTTTCTTTAAGGCTTATTTCCTTAAAAGAAGACAGGACGGCCTGCCTTTCAGAAAGGCTGTCATGGCTACTGCCCATAAGCTTATTAGGGTTATTTTCGCTATGCTTACTCATAAATCTCATTTTCATGTTAAGGAGAATTCTTTATAGTTGACTCCTTGATTAATACAAATCCTTCTGATACACTGATTTTTATTACCATGGTGTGATGCTTTAATCACCTGATTTAAAATATAAACTCGGATAAAATGCAAGAGATATCATGATATGCCCTGTGTTTTTACCCCATCTCGGTTGCACAAAAAGGTGCACATACTGCCATCAAACCTATATTACCCAAATAGATGGTGATGATATAAAGACAACCATAAAAAAAATGCTCCCCAAAAAAGGAGCGGAATATGAGGTAGGTCTATATGGAGGCAATATCTTTGGTATAGAGCCGGGGTTTTTGAAAAAGATCTTTGCAAGTTTCGAAGAATATAAAGATAAAATACTAAACTTTAGAATCTCCACAAAACCTGTTCCCCTAAATGATGAGATTATATCCATACTTAAAGAGAACAATGTAACAGTCATTGAGCTTGGCATACCATCCTTCAACAACAGGATACTTCAAAAGATAAACAGGGGTCATACTTCAAATGACCTGATCATGGCATATAACAGGCTCAGGTCAGAGGGTTTTTATGTTGCCTTACAGGTTATGGTAGGCCTACCTGATGAGACCGAACAGGACATAATGGATATGGTAGAGCATATACTCATGCTCAAACCTGATTACATAAGGATATATCCCCTTGCTATCATAATAGGGACCCCCCTGTGGCAGGATTATGAAAATGGCAGTTTTGTCCCCATTTCTTTTGAAGAAGCAGTTTTAAGGGCTCTATATATCTATTTAGAAGCCTCTATCAATAGAATAAAAGTGGTAAAGATGGGGCTAACAGACAATGAGGTCATAAAGGAAAAGATAGTGGGTGGATTCTATCACCCTGCATTTGGCAATATAGTGAAATCAGAAGGGTTTTTTCTTGCCATGCTCACCAAATTAGAAGATGAGAAAATAAAGGGCCATATAAAGATATATGTCCATAAAAGGGACATCCCCCATATAATCGGATACAAGAGATCTAATATGGAAAGGTTAAAGAATCAAGGGATTATAATAGAGATAGAAGAAAGGCAAGTAAATCAAGGAAACTTTGTTATAGACTGCAAAGACAAAGAATTTAACTGCCATATCTCTTATGCGCTAAAAGGTCTTTATAAAAAAGGTTTTGTAGCAAAATTACCCGAAACATATGATTTGAGATAGCCCATAGTGCCTTAATGGGTTCAAAATATTTGCTTGACTAAAATGACAAGGAGGCTATAATAAGATTAAATATTGCTTCTCAATAATGATTTAAAAGGATTAATAAAAAAGATTTTTTAATTAATCAAGGGGGTGTTTGATATGGCAACAAGGACAGGTAAAGGATCGGCAAAATCACCGGAACAAAAGTCTAAGGAGAAAAGCGAAAAGCAATTCAAAGATGCCCTGGCAAACGTGGAGAAGATAGCAAAGGAAAGACTCCAGACAGCCAAAGACCCTTTTTCTGTAGGGGTAAAGATGGTATCACAGCTAAGGTCATTGGCTGCCAGCATCGAGAGTGAGATAGATGACCAGTCCATTACCATGACAGAGGCAAGCTATGTCTCTAACGGCATGCTCGGTGTAGGGGTCTAACAGGCTATTTGTTTAGGATTTAAAGACCGTTTTAAAGGCTTTTAAGATTAGGCCTTTGAAAAATATAAAAAAGGCCTCAAGATAGACTTATATAATAATTGCCCTTAAATTGAGGTTCAAAAATTTACTACCCATCTCTTCTTTTACCATAGGGTCTACTATAATCTTGAGGTTGTCTATTCTATCTTCAGGTAGTCGTATGCTGTTCTGTATATAACCGAACCAGGATTTCATATTTCTGTCTATTATCTTTATGCGATTTTTATTTACCAATGCTATATCCATTGGTTGTAGCATAATAGCAGGTCTTGGATTGCCTATACCAAAAGGTGACATGGTTTCTAAGAGACTTACAAAATCAGGGGTCAACTCTTCAAAATCCGCCTTTGTATCAAAAACATACTCTTTGGGTGTGGAGATAGTTCTGCTCTCCATAAGATTATCAAAGGCATTTTTAAATGCCTTGATATTGTCCCTCTCTATGGAAAAACCACATGCAAACCTATGGCCCCCAAATCTTATGAGCATATGAGATATAGATGTTAGGGTATCATATAGGTGTATATGTTCTGTGCCCCTTCCAGAACCTTTGCATATCCCGTTTACCTCTGTCATAACAAGGGATGGCTTACCATAAATCTCAGTTAGCCTCTGGGCAACTATACCTATTACGCCTATATGCCAGTCTCTTTTAAATAAGACGATGGAATTTTTATTATTCATCCCTGTCTGTTCGATCTCATCTCTGCACTCCTTTAGAATCCTATCGCCTATCTGTTGTCTTAGGTTATTGGCATAATTTAGGGCACTTAAAAGCCTTATGGATTCTGCTTCTTTTTGAGAGACAAGAAAGTCGAATGCCTCTTCAGGCTCGGTAACCCTCCCTGCTGCATTTATCCTGGGTATGATAATAAAATTCAGGGCAAATTCATTGAGTTCAGAGCGGGGTATCATGTTTTCTTTATAGAATGTCTTAAGCCATTGCCTTGGCTTTTTTCTCATGGTCTCTATACCAATCTTGGTCAGTATCCTGTTGTCATCCAAAAGAGGGACCATGTCCCCTATTGTCCCCAGCGTCACAAGGTCGAGCTCATTCTTGAGATTTATATGCTCCTTCAACATGCCTCTTTCATGTATAACCCTCCTTAATGCCCACAGAAAAAAGAATGTAACGCCGCAGGCAGCAAGCTCTCTTGTCCTGAAGCTGGAATCGTGTCTCTTAGGATTG
Proteins encoded in this window:
- the recJ gene encoding single-stranded-DNA-specific exonuclease RecJ — translated: MKKIKEKYDHNHDILINDLVQGLGIPHIIARILAARGFSTPEEAETFLFPKLTDLSDPFLIPDVEKGIHVLLETIKKKGKICLFGDYDSDGITSCALMYNFLRHINQQPSVYIPDRREGYGLNIEAVKRLKKEGIELIICLDCGSSNQEEIRLANELGMSVMVIDHHEVPHILPPAEALINPKRHDSSFRTRELAACGVTFFFLWALRRVIHERGMLKEHINLKNELDLVTLGTIGDMVPLLDDNRILTKIGIETMRKKPRQWLKTFYKENMIPRSELNEFALNFIIIPRINAAGRVTEPEEAFDFLVSQKEAESIRLLSALNYANNLRQQIGDRILKECRDEIEQTGMNNKNSIVLFKRDWHIGVIGIVAQRLTEIYGKPSLVMTEVNGICKGSGRGTEHIHLYDTLTSISHMLIRFGGHRFACGFSIERDNIKAFKNAFDNLMESRTISTPKEYVFDTKADFEELTPDFVSLLETMSPFGIGNPRPAIMLQPMDIALVNKNRIKIIDRNMKSWFGYIQNSIRLPEDRIDNLKIIVDPMVKEEMGSKFLNLNLRAIII
- a CDS encoding radical SAM protein: MICPVFLPHLGCTKRCTYCHQTYITQIDGDDIKTTIKKMLPKKGAEYEVGLYGGNIFGIEPGFLKKIFASFEEYKDKILNFRISTKPVPLNDEIISILKENNVTVIELGIPSFNNRILQKINRGHTSNDLIMAYNRLRSEGFYVALQVMVGLPDETEQDIMDMVEHILMLKPDYIRIYPLAIIIGTPLWQDYENGSFVPISFEEAVLRALYIYLEASINRIKVVKMGLTDNEVIKEKIVGGFYHPAFGNIVKSEGFFLAMLTKLEDEKIKGHIKIYVHKRDIPHIIGYKRSNMERLKNQGIIIEIEERQVNQGNFVIDCKDKEFNCHISYALKGLYKKGFVAKLPETYDLR